The Gemmata palustris genome includes a region encoding these proteins:
- a CDS encoding protein kinase domain-containing protein has product MPALPLPATTAELLALIRGSGIHTPPSALEERLAQIRDLPDEPIRAAELLVRQGLLTRFQAKQLLAGRHKGFRLGPYVIQDVLGQGGMGAVYLAEHGTLRRRVALKVLRSQRGPDQKVSVERFMREARAAAALDHPNIVRIHDVAQQGEVHYLALEFVEGRTLDQLLERGATVAPSLAVGYIAQAAAGLQHAHEKGFIHRDIKPANLILASNGTVKILDMGLARSLTSEGDNLTEMLDKGAIVGTVDFLAPEQALGDDQIDIRADIYSLGATFYALVTGKPPFRGTTSQKLAQHQMKPAPDLAAEDRTFPPELAQIVAKMLAKKPEDRYQTPGEVIAALAPWLSDASEQKVVVGISASDQDSAARLRATLAEVATKRTKRTTKPAPVEAPPERRSGRRWIAIGAVLALIGVVGAVGYVVWPAPKQTVQLPRTEQTPGPVEPGPDANAPGAPGTPAGPNAPRPNPKVVITAGAEGLQVQTAKYEALIDKADGCLSSFRVAGVEFLRNGAALAGGQTIARGGYFYYEKAGHHGLVKLTDVKQTAPNVIEAKNGQFSIRYEFSANALTITANNATDDTVPYYLLLDSGAVHDVANDKGEQLSVPAARTQADPLDPKWRTTTWFAGRAALKVTDLTEDPATKIWGPFSEFRSQVWESAAKTYNRVQFTLEPTISAEVPKPVLTPGAVIVTRSGPARVVQTELYEATVDSDGCMPSLRIDGVEVLKANINVSRGVYFLPGYPLPFDIKQSAPTTITAQCDKAAIQYDFAANKITWTAENRSDQGMPLFVVMDTSVTGVRNEKDEWSKLPVTKDAGAPEGAGWGTTTWFAGRAKMKLTGASKLWGPWEGKYQVWEAFLAPKEKRVITVEIGLTDATEAGKLGDLTGAKPALATDLTLDAPTDYQVFQRKTKLQGAVVVRGRMRSAYDRLEIRTTGKPLQGMLPDQWREVPLADKARSFEATVPAPAGGWYKVEVRALKDGKVVGEMSVDHVGVGEIFIGAGQSNSTNCGQERIQQKSGMVSSFSGSGWQLGDDPQPGVHDNTSGGSYWPAFGDALFEEYQVPIGVASTGHSGTSVNQWAPGGELCRWTTGRMNQFGPNGFRAVLWHQGESDVGMPAEEYTRKMTALIRETRRVAGWEVPWFVAQVSYHNPNQVSFPNPRAGQKKLWETGVAFEGPDTDTLTGDNRDEGGKGIHFSPKGLKAHGKLWAEKVAAYLDKELVK; this is encoded by the coding sequence GGATGGGCGCGGTGTACCTCGCGGAACACGGCACCCTTCGTCGGCGCGTCGCGCTCAAGGTGCTCCGCTCCCAGCGCGGTCCCGACCAAAAAGTGAGTGTCGAGCGGTTCATGCGCGAGGCCCGCGCCGCGGCCGCCCTCGATCACCCGAACATCGTTCGGATTCACGACGTGGCCCAGCAGGGCGAGGTCCACTATCTGGCGCTCGAATTCGTCGAGGGGCGCACGCTCGACCAGCTCCTCGAGCGCGGGGCCACGGTCGCGCCCTCGCTGGCCGTGGGGTACATCGCACAGGCCGCGGCCGGTCTCCAACACGCGCACGAGAAGGGGTTTATTCACCGGGACATCAAGCCCGCCAACCTCATTTTGGCCTCGAACGGCACCGTCAAAATCCTGGACATGGGGCTGGCCCGGTCGCTGACGAGCGAGGGCGACAATCTCACCGAGATGCTGGACAAAGGCGCGATCGTCGGCACGGTCGATTTCCTCGCGCCCGAACAGGCGCTCGGTGACGACCAGATCGACATCCGGGCCGACATTTACAGCCTCGGGGCGACGTTCTACGCGCTCGTGACCGGCAAACCGCCGTTCCGCGGAACCACGTCCCAGAAACTGGCCCAGCACCAGATGAAGCCGGCGCCGGACCTCGCCGCGGAGGACCGGACGTTCCCGCCGGAACTGGCCCAGATCGTCGCGAAGATGTTGGCGAAGAAGCCCGAGGACCGCTACCAGACCCCGGGGGAGGTGATCGCGGCGCTCGCGCCGTGGTTGTCCGACGCCAGCGAACAGAAGGTCGTTGTCGGGATCTCGGCGAGCGACCAGGACAGCGCCGCTCGTTTGCGCGCGACGCTCGCCGAGGTCGCGACCAAACGGACGAAGCGCACCACGAAACCCGCGCCGGTCGAAGCGCCCCCCGAGCGCCGATCGGGGCGCCGGTGGATCGCGATCGGGGCGGTGCTGGCGCTGATCGGGGTCGTCGGGGCCGTCGGCTACGTGGTCTGGCCGGCCCCCAAACAAACGGTACAACTCCCGCGCACCGAACAAACGCCCGGTCCCGTCGAACCGGGGCCGGATGCGAACGCTCCGGGTGCTCCGGGTACCCCGGCGGGGCCAAACGCTCCTCGGCCCAACCCGAAAGTCGTCATCACCGCCGGCGCCGAGGGGCTGCAGGTTCAAACGGCCAAGTACGAAGCCCTGATCGACAAGGCGGACGGCTGTCTCAGCAGTTTCCGGGTCGCGGGCGTCGAGTTCCTTCGGAACGGGGCCGCTCTCGCGGGCGGGCAGACGATCGCGCGCGGCGGGTACTTTTACTACGAAAAGGCCGGGCACCACGGGCTGGTCAAGTTGACCGACGTGAAGCAGACCGCCCCGAACGTCATTGAGGCGAAGAACGGTCAATTTAGCATCCGCTACGAGTTCAGCGCGAACGCGCTCACGATCACCGCGAACAACGCGACCGACGACACCGTGCCGTATTACCTCCTGCTCGATTCGGGCGCGGTTCACGACGTGGCGAACGATAAGGGCGAACAACTCTCGGTCCCCGCGGCCCGAACCCAGGCCGATCCGCTCGACCCGAAGTGGCGAACGACGACTTGGTTCGCCGGGCGCGCGGCGCTCAAGGTGACGGACCTGACGGAAGACCCCGCGACCAAAATTTGGGGGCCGTTCTCGGAGTTCCGGTCCCAGGTCTGGGAGAGCGCGGCGAAAACTTACAACCGCGTGCAGTTCACCCTGGAACCGACCATCAGCGCCGAGGTTCCGAAACCCGTGCTGACGCCGGGGGCCGTTATCGTCACCCGGTCCGGCCCCGCGCGCGTCGTTCAGACCGAACTGTACGAAGCGACGGTCGATTCGGACGGGTGCATGCCGAGCCTCCGCATCGACGGGGTGGAGGTGCTGAAAGCCAACATCAACGTGTCGCGCGGCGTCTATTTCCTGCCCGGGTACCCGCTCCCGTTCGACATCAAACAGTCCGCCCCCACGACCATCACCGCCCAGTGCGACAAGGCCGCGATCCAGTACGACTTCGCTGCGAACAAGATCACCTGGACGGCCGAGAACCGGTCCGACCAGGGGATGCCACTCTTCGTCGTGATGGACACGTCGGTGACGGGGGTGCGGAACGAAAAAGACGAGTGGTCGAAACTGCCCGTCACGAAAGACGCCGGTGCCCCCGAGGGCGCGGGGTGGGGGACCACCACCTGGTTCGCGGGGCGCGCCAAGATGAAACTGACGGGCGCGAGTAAACTTTGGGGGCCGTGGGAGGGGAAGTACCAGGTTTGGGAGGCGTTCCTCGCGCCCAAAGAAAAGCGCGTCATCACGGTTGAGATCGGGCTGACCGACGCGACCGAAGCGGGCAAACTCGGCGACCTCACCGGGGCCAAGCCGGCGCTCGCGACCGACCTGACTCTGGACGCCCCAACGGATTACCAGGTGTTCCAGCGGAAGACCAAGCTCCAGGGCGCGGTGGTCGTTCGCGGGCGGATGCGCTCGGCCTACGACCGGTTGGAAATTCGCACCACCGGGAAGCCGCTCCAGGGGATGCTGCCCGATCAGTGGCGCGAGGTTCCGCTCGCGGACAAAGCACGATCCTTCGAGGCCACGGTCCCGGCACCCGCCGGGGGGTGGTACAAGGTCGAGGTTCGCGCGCTGAAGGACGGTAAAGTCGTGGGCGAGATGAGTGTGGACCACGTCGGGGTCGGCGAAATCTTTATCGGGGCGGGCCAGTCCAACTCCACCAACTGCGGTCAAGAGCGGATCCAGCAAAAGTCCGGGATGGTGTCCTCATTTAGCGGCAGCGGCTGGCAGCTCGGCGACGACCCGCAGCCCGGCGTTCACGACAACACCTCCGGCGGGAGTTACTGGCCGGCGTTCGGTGACGCGCTGTTCGAGGAGTACCAAGTTCCCATCGGTGTCGCTTCGACCGGGCACTCCGGGACGAGCGTCAACCAGTGGGCGCCGGGCGGCGAACTGTGCCGCTGGACCACGGGGCGCATGAACCAATTCGGGCCGAACGGGTTCCGAGCGGTGCTGTGGCACCAGGGCGAATCGGACGTCGGGATGCCGGCCGAGGAGTACACCCGCAAGATGACGGCCCTGATTCGGGAGACCCGCAGGGTAGCCGGCTGGGAGGTACCGTGGTTCGTGGCGCAGGTCTCGTACCACAACCCCAATCAGGTCTCGTTCCCGAACCCGCGCGCGGGACAAAAGAAGTTGTGGGAGACCGGCGTCGCGTTCGAGGGGCCGGACACCGACACCCTCACCGGCGACAACCGGGACGAGGGCGGAAAGGGCATTCACTTCAGCCCCAAAGGGTTGAAAGCTCACGGCAAGCTCTGGGCCGAGAAGGTCGCCGCGTACTTGGACAAGGAGCTGGTCAAGTAG
- a CDS encoding alpha/beta hydrolase family protein, producing the protein MRRSPVPVAVALLLTGHLSAVSRAADPPKPPVKMTAQEDHKRMLELLKIKEIRRGADGNPKSANAANLDESKANPYPDLPDPLVMKDGTKVTAALWAKRRAEIIEDFDREVYGRVPKNTPKVKWEVTATEKQTVGDVPVVAKKLVGHVDNSAYPLVTVDIQLTLTTPADAKGPVPVIMEFGFNFGGKGPAPKAGGPPSWQQQVLAKGWGYAIITPTSVQADNGAGLTTGIIGLCNRGQPRAVDDWGALRAWAWGASRALDHFETDPAVDAKRVGIEGLSRYGKAAIVTMAYDERFAIGFIGSSGAGGAKLHRRDYGEKVENVAGTGEYHWMAGNYIKYAGPLTAKDLPVDAHELVALCAPRPVLISVGSLQVEGGWIDARGMFMAGVAAEPVYKLLGKKGLGTSEFPAQETALTDGEIAFRQHAGGHTTGPNWPTFLKFADRYLKEPAAPKPPTADK; encoded by the coding sequence ATGCGACGCTCTCCCGTCCCGGTCGCGGTGGCGCTCCTTCTCACGGGGCACCTCTCCGCGGTGAGCCGCGCTGCAGACCCGCCCAAACCACCGGTCAAGATGACCGCCCAGGAGGACCACAAGCGGATGCTGGAACTCCTGAAGATCAAGGAGATCCGCCGCGGCGCCGACGGCAACCCGAAATCGGCCAACGCCGCGAACCTGGACGAGTCGAAGGCCAACCCGTACCCGGACCTGCCCGACCCGCTCGTGATGAAGGACGGCACGAAGGTGACCGCCGCGCTGTGGGCGAAGCGCCGGGCCGAGATCATCGAGGACTTCGACCGCGAGGTATACGGCCGGGTGCCCAAAAACACCCCCAAAGTGAAGTGGGAGGTGACCGCCACCGAGAAGCAAACGGTCGGCGACGTGCCGGTCGTCGCCAAGAAGCTCGTCGGTCACGTCGACAACTCCGCGTACCCGCTCGTCACCGTGGACATTCAATTGACACTGACCACGCCCGCGGATGCGAAGGGTCCGGTACCGGTAATCATGGAGTTCGGGTTCAACTTCGGGGGCAAGGGGCCGGCGCCCAAGGCCGGCGGTCCCCCGAGTTGGCAGCAGCAAGTTCTCGCGAAGGGGTGGGGCTACGCGATCATCACCCCGACGAGCGTTCAGGCCGACAACGGGGCGGGGCTGACGACGGGAATCATCGGGCTGTGCAATAGGGGGCAGCCCCGTGCGGTCGACGATTGGGGCGCGCTGCGGGCCTGGGCTTGGGGCGCGAGCCGGGCGCTGGACCACTTCGAGACCGACCCGGCGGTGGACGCCAAGCGCGTCGGCATTGAGGGGCTGTCCCGGTACGGGAAAGCAGCTATCGTCACGATGGCTTACGACGAGCGGTTCGCGATCGGGTTCATCGGGTCGTCCGGCGCGGGCGGCGCGAAGCTCCACCGCCGCGACTACGGGGAGAAGGTGGAGAACGTCGCCGGGACCGGTGAGTACCACTGGATGGCCGGGAACTACATCAAGTACGCCGGGCCGCTCACGGCAAAGGATCTTCCGGTGGACGCCCACGAGTTGGTCGCGCTGTGCGCCCCGCGGCCGGTACTCATCAGCGTCGGGTCCCTCCAGGTCGAGGGCGGGTGGATCGACGCACGCGGCATGTTCATGGCCGGAGTCGCGGCCGAGCCGGTGTACAAGCTGTTGGGCAAGAAGGGCCTGGGTACCTCGGAGTTCCCGGCGCAAGAGACGGCCCTCACCGACGGCGAAATCGCCTTCCGCCAGCACGCGGGCGGGCACACCACCGGCCCGAACTGGCCGACCTTCCTGAAGTTCGCCGACCGGTACCTGAAAGAACCGGCCGCGCCCAAGCCACCGACGGCCGACAAGTGA
- a CDS encoding RNA polymerase sigma factor encodes MAGSSRGLFGFVARLRPSLSADSDADLLERFVRTADQTAFTGLVQRHGAMVLSVCRRRLGAEADAEDAFQAVFLALATSAATIRQRESLSGWLYRVAHQIALKAAGRRARRPVAALPTSEVPMPESQLPVWEADELKTVIDAEVAGLPDKLRAVIVLCLIEGRTNTEAAAALAVPTGTVDSRLSAARKTLQARLTRRGVAVGAGIALEQLLGGPVEAAGPRLTELFTSTISAVLTEAAGPGGGAVSPAVIELARGVTVMTTNLRVFATLGLVLGLLGSAGAGFYLTAADPVAPPAKAADRPLTPELVTAPPAAKPAVPEAKADVNATGEAALLKLVGAGLAPEGATVEEVLAKIEQQTGLIVRVDIAAFRRIGVISPAGGADGNAFPTNALKTIYDTKIVLPSRAEKLSLRDALVDALAQVRLEHPCTYQIRGTQLVIVPAYVPAVRPGVNPLDHTDDDVETINLQMSSEQIYGGVVSVSAEHKPLADILADLRKQTGANIVLDPRCETQDKKPGLTVTLNDVRLYDAVRVLADMAELKMVYAGNIYYVTTAANAKTFQPPVPRQPILQTPPFNPQPNPGGVGGGPGR; translated from the coding sequence ATGGCTGGGTCATCCCGAGGGTTGTTCGGCTTCGTCGCCCGGTTGCGCCCGTCGCTGTCGGCCGATTCCGACGCGGACCTCCTGGAACGGTTCGTCCGAACCGCCGACCAGACCGCGTTCACGGGTCTGGTTCAGCGCCACGGGGCGATGGTTCTCTCGGTGTGCCGCCGGCGATTGGGAGCCGAGGCCGACGCGGAAGATGCGTTCCAGGCCGTGTTCCTCGCCCTGGCGACCTCGGCCGCAACGATACGGCAGCGCGAGTCCTTGTCCGGCTGGCTGTACCGGGTGGCCCATCAGATCGCCCTGAAAGCCGCCGGTCGGCGCGCCCGGCGCCCCGTCGCAGCGCTCCCGACGAGCGAGGTGCCGATGCCCGAATCACAACTCCCAGTGTGGGAAGCCGACGAGCTGAAGACCGTCATTGATGCGGAAGTCGCCGGCCTGCCGGATAAACTCCGGGCGGTCATCGTGCTGTGCCTGATCGAGGGCCGGACCAACACGGAAGCGGCCGCGGCGCTGGCGGTGCCCACCGGCACGGTCGATTCCCGGCTCAGCGCGGCGCGAAAAACCCTTCAGGCCCGGTTGACGCGCCGCGGGGTGGCGGTCGGGGCCGGGATCGCGCTCGAACAACTGCTCGGCGGACCGGTAGAAGCGGCCGGCCCGCGACTCACAGAACTGTTTACCAGCACTATTTCGGCGGTGCTCACCGAGGCCGCCGGACCGGGGGGCGGGGCAGTCTCGCCCGCGGTAATCGAACTCGCACGAGGAGTAACTGTAATGACGACGAATCTTCGAGTTTTCGCAACACTGGGCCTCGTATTGGGGCTGTTGGGGAGCGCGGGCGCGGGGTTCTACCTCACCGCGGCCGACCCGGTGGCACCTCCGGCGAAAGCCGCCGACCGCCCCCTCACCCCGGAACTCGTCACCGCTCCACCGGCCGCGAAGCCCGCTGTGCCCGAGGCGAAAGCGGATGTGAACGCAACCGGAGAGGCCGCGCTGCTCAAACTGGTGGGGGCAGGACTCGCCCCCGAGGGCGCGACGGTAGAGGAGGTTCTTGCCAAGATTGAGCAACAAACTGGCCTCATCGTCCGCGTCGATATCGCCGCGTTCCGGCGAATTGGTGTAATCAGCCCCGCTGGGGGTGCGGATGGAAATGCTTTCCCAACGAATGCACTGAAAACGATTTACGACACCAAGATTGTGCTCCCATCGCGCGCGGAGAAGTTATCGCTGCGTGACGCTCTCGTGGATGCCCTGGCACAGGTCCGGTTGGAGCACCCCTGCACGTATCAGATTCGAGGAACACAACTGGTCATCGTGCCGGCCTACGTTCCCGCGGTTCGCCCCGGAGTCAATCCACTCGATCACACCGATGATGATGTAGAAACAATCAATTTACAAATGTCTAGCGAACAAATTTACGGTGGGGTGGTGAGCGTTTCGGCCGAACACAAGCCACTGGCCGATATCCTCGCCGACCTGCGGAAGCAAACCGGGGCGAACATCGTGCTGGACCCACGGTGCGAAACTCAGGACAAGAAACCCGGGTTGACAGTAACCCTGAACGACGTGCGCCTGTACGACGCGGTGCGGGTTCTCGCGGATATGGCGGAACTGAAAATGGTGTATGCGGGGAACATCTACTACGTCACGACCGCTGCAAACGCGAAGACGTTCCAACCGCCCGTACCGCGCCAACCCATACTACAAACGCCTCCATTTAACCCGCAGCCGAACCCCGGTGGAGTTGGTGGTGGGCCGGGTCGGTAG